A genomic segment from Nitrospira sp. MA-1 encodes:
- a CDS encoding DUF4412 domain-containing protein translates to MVKVLGLVSGLVLGIQTTVCAGVVFHVETTFPNRAEMPSRNDAITVDGKKLKMTINDAGNTQSTVIYRGDQEEILLINHGDHTWRAMDKATMVNLGQQINPAMEKMQEMLKNMPPERRAMMEKMFAGQGINPAMMGGKVEMQVKKTGESQTVNGYSCVKYETWREKEKVAEHCVSDWKQVPGSQEAQGVFLDMASFSQEVWQGAFKGGGGPASFFESIGKMEGYPVLTRIFSKGTVVTESRLTGVEEKSVAAKEFDPPKDYVKKDFLPKNLPSHMGQ, encoded by the coding sequence ATGGTGAAGGTTCTTGGTCTTGTGAGCGGGTTGGTGCTGGGCATCCAGACGACGGTTTGTGCAGGCGTGGTTTTTCATGTCGAGACGACCTTTCCCAATCGGGCAGAAATGCCTTCCCGAAACGATGCGATAACGGTCGACGGGAAAAAACTGAAGATGACGATAAATGATGCCGGGAACACTCAATCCACGGTCATATATCGAGGCGATCAGGAGGAAATTCTGCTGATCAATCATGGAGATCACACCTGGCGGGCGATGGACAAAGCCACGATGGTCAATCTCGGTCAACAGATCAACCCGGCCATGGAAAAAATGCAGGAAATGTTAAAGAATATGCCACCGGAACGACGTGCCATGATGGAAAAAATGTTTGCGGGGCAGGGGATCAATCCCGCCATGATGGGCGGGAAAGTCGAGATGCAGGTAAAAAAAACCGGCGAAAGCCAAACCGTCAATGGCTACTCCTGTGTGAAATATGAAACCTGGCGGGAAAAGGAAAAAGTTGCAGAACATTGCGTGAGTGATTGGAAGCAGGTTCCCGGCAGCCAGGAAGCCCAGGGCGTGTTTCTTGATATGGCTTCCTTTTCTCAGGAGGTATGGCAAGGGGCATTCAAAGGCGGCGGAGGTCCAGCGTCGTTTTTTGAATCAATTGGAAAGATGGAAGGCTACCCGGTGTTGACGAGAATTTTCTCTAAGGGAACCGTTGTCACAGAAAGCCGGTTGACCGGAGTGGAGGAGAAGTCGGTGGCCGCCAAAGAATTTGACCCTCCCAAAGATTATGTCAAAAAAGATTTCTTGCCAAAAAATCTTCCCTCCCATATGGGGCAATAG
- the nhaA gene encoding Na+/H+ antiporter NhaA, giving the protein MKKTPIDIWVTDPLSTFLGRQTTSGIVLFVAGLVALVLANSPFADAYHHLWHNEFSVGFNDFIISKTLHHWINDGLMAVFFFVIGLELKREIMAGELRNPRDALLPIMAGVGGMVVPALIYLAFNPSGDANDGWGIPMATDIAFALGIISLLGNRVPLSLKVFLTALAIADDLGAVLVIAVFYTSHIDVMSLVVGAGFMILLVTSNLLGVRNILWYGLLGIGGLWMAFLLSGVHATIAAVLAAFTIPANVKISDKGFVSHIKALGDRFEAATSNDVTLVTDEQLHILEDIRAVAKEALTPLQRLEHAMHPLVAFVVMPVFALANAGISFPSDFLNQLANPVTLGVASGLLGGKVLGIMGMCYILIHFQWASFPEQTGWSHLFGAAMLASVGFTMSLFITELAFSDALILQAKLGILLASLVGGAAGYYLLRRAG; this is encoded by the coding sequence ATGAAGAAAACTCCTATCGACATTTGGGTGACGGACCCGCTTTCCACCTTTCTTGGAAGGCAGACCACCAGTGGCATAGTGCTGTTTGTTGCCGGCTTGGTGGCATTAGTTCTGGCTAATTCACCTTTTGCGGATGCCTATCACCATCTTTGGCACAATGAATTCTCAGTCGGTTTCAATGATTTTATTATCAGCAAGACATTGCATCATTGGATCAATGATGGATTGATGGCGGTGTTTTTCTTTGTGATCGGCCTTGAACTGAAACGCGAAATCATGGCGGGTGAACTGAGGAATCCCCGTGATGCTCTTCTCCCTATCATGGCGGGAGTAGGCGGGATGGTTGTGCCGGCGTTGATCTACCTGGCGTTCAATCCATCGGGCGACGCGAACGACGGATGGGGCATACCTATGGCGACCGATATCGCCTTCGCGCTCGGCATTATCTCCCTGTTGGGCAACAGGGTTCCCTTGTCGCTTAAAGTGTTTCTCACTGCCCTGGCCATCGCGGACGATCTTGGTGCGGTGCTGGTCATTGCCGTCTTCTATACGTCGCACATCGACGTCATGAGTCTTGTGGTTGGTGCGGGATTCATGATCCTGCTGGTGACGTCCAATCTGCTGGGGGTCCGCAACATCCTGTGGTATGGACTGCTGGGAATCGGTGGCCTATGGATGGCCTTTCTCTTGTCGGGGGTGCATGCCACTATTGCCGCGGTGCTGGCGGCGTTCACCATTCCGGCTAATGTGAAGATCTCGGACAAGGGATTCGTTTCACACATCAAGGCTTTGGGCGACAGATTCGAGGCGGCAACAAGCAATGACGTGACCCTGGTTACCGATGAGCAACTCCATATACTGGAAGACATTCGCGCAGTGGCCAAGGAAGCACTGACTCCGTTGCAACGTCTGGAGCACGCCATGCATCCCTTGGTAGCGTTTGTGGTGATGCCGGTCTTTGCCCTGGCAAATGCGGGAATCAGCTTTCCATCCGACTTCCTGAATCAATTGGCCAATCCGGTCACCTTAGGCGTGGCATCAGGGCTGCTGGGCGGCAAGGTCCTCGGCATCATGGGCATGTGCTACATCCTGATACATTTTCAATGGGCCTCCTTTCCGGAGCAGACAGGCTGGAGCCACCTCTTTGGTGCTGCGATGCTGGCCTCGGTGGGATTCACGATGTCGCTGTTTATTACCGAACTGGCTTTCAGCGACGCATTAATCCTCCAAGCCAAATTGGGCATCCTGCTGGCCTCTCTGGTGGGTGGGGCTGCAGGATACTATCTGTTAAGGCGGGCGGGGTGA
- a CDS encoding 2-dehydropantoate 2-reductase — MKEILFVGAGSVGGYFGAHLSRHNPNVSFLLRPRSREAVAKNGLTIRSAIGESFTVHPKVASDPKELPQPDLIVLGIKAYDLDEVMDQIEPVLKPDTTILTLQNGVTIEDTLMARFGRERIVGGVAFIYSRIAEPGVIDHYKKGMLAIGEPLGMETSRLQVILELFKGGGLPCFINPDIRRAKWEKMCWNCVFNPLTVLLNDRVAKALDHPEFQPVIATIVREVSAVAMAAHRVPLDEDMPQKVVKWAQELRDIHTSMYDDWLAGRPTEIDELNGFISGQGKAFAVPTPMNDMLTAFIKAMTISKPSVEATIQVGGAIMQSLQLTRTTLAKLPAAHQISELPALMPGMNIRGVKLQAILDVVTLDVGADHVTFESQDGKFSACLTIKQAVEFGILLYEMDGAPFPTERGGPFRLVTPGLGDLCANVKQIGSMIVSKGLVSDSRPPQVCPEKE; from the coding sequence ATGAAGGAGATTTTGTTTGTGGGGGCGGGTTCGGTTGGGGGATATTTCGGTGCGCATCTGTCTCGCCACAATCCGAACGTGTCGTTTCTCCTGCGCCCGCGTTCCAGGGAGGCAGTTGCTAAAAACGGGCTGACCATCCGGAGCGCGATTGGTGAGAGCTTTACCGTGCATCCCAAGGTGGCTTCGGATCCCAAGGAACTGCCCCAACCGGATCTGATTGTGTTGGGGATTAAAGCCTATGACCTGGATGAGGTCATGGATCAGATAGAGCCGGTGCTGAAACCGGATACCACCATTCTGACGTTGCAAAATGGGGTGACGATTGAGGATACCCTGATGGCCAGGTTTGGCCGTGAGCGGATTGTGGGCGGGGTGGCCTTTATCTATTCCAGGATCGCCGAGCCCGGAGTCATTGACCATTATAAAAAAGGGATGCTGGCCATTGGCGAACCGTTGGGGATGGAGACCTCAAGACTTCAAGTCATACTGGAATTATTTAAAGGTGGAGGACTTCCCTGTTTCATCAATCCTGATATCCGGCGCGCGAAATGGGAGAAAATGTGTTGGAATTGTGTGTTTAACCCCTTGACGGTATTGCTGAATGACCGGGTGGCGAAAGCCCTGGATCATCCGGAGTTCCAACCGGTCATCGCGACCATCGTGCGGGAGGTCTCGGCCGTGGCCATGGCGGCGCACCGTGTGCCGTTGGACGAGGATATGCCGCAGAAGGTCGTTAAATGGGCTCAAGAACTTCGTGATATCCATACCTCGATGTATGATGATTGGTTGGCCGGACGGCCCACTGAGATTGATGAGCTGAACGGTTTTATTAGCGGGCAAGGCAAAGCATTTGCCGTGCCCACTCCCATGAATGACATGTTAACGGCCTTCATTAAGGCCATGACTATATCCAAGCCTTCTGTCGAGGCTACGATTCAGGTAGGCGGGGCCATCATGCAGTCTCTGCAATTGACGCGAACGACACTGGCGAAACTTCCTGCGGCGCATCAGATTTCTGAATTGCCCGCATTGATGCCCGGCATGAATATTCGTGGCGTTAAACTTCAAGCAATACTTGATGTTGTGACGCTTGATGTGGGAGCCGACCATGTGACCTTTGAGTCGCAGGATGGAAAATTTTCTGCCTGTCTGACGATAAAGCAAGCCGTGGAGTTTGGCATTTTGTTGTATGAAATGGATGGCGCGCCCTTTCCCACCGAACGCGGCGGGCCGTTCCGGCTAGTTACCCCTGGCTTGGGTGACTTGTGCGCCAATGTGAAACAGATCGGCAGCATGATCGTTTCCAAAGGCCTGGTTTCGGATAGTCGTCCACCTCAAGTCTGTCCAGAGAAAGAGTAG
- the trmL gene encoding tRNA (uridine(34)/cytosine(34)/5-carboxymethylaminomethyluridine(34)-2'-O)-methyltransferase TrmL gives MLDVVLYEPEIPPNTGNIIRLCANTGFGLHLIHPLGFELDDKRARRAGLDYHELARMKDYPTLQDYLDAQKPSRIFAITTKGQRPYHDVAFQPGDALYFGPETRGLPAHILEALPPDHRLRIPMRPDSRSLNLSNAVAVVVYEAWRQLQFYGAK, from the coding sequence ATGCTGGATGTTGTCCTCTACGAACCCGAAATTCCACCGAACACCGGGAATATTATTCGGTTATGTGCCAATACCGGATTCGGTTTGCATCTGATTCATCCGCTGGGATTTGAGTTGGATGATAAGCGGGCGCGTCGGGCCGGGTTGGATTATCATGAATTGGCCAGGATGAAGGATTATCCCACGCTGCAGGACTACCTGGATGCTCAAAAGCCCTCACGAATTTTTGCGATCACTACAAAAGGACAGCGACCCTATCATGACGTGGCCTTCCAACCTGGTGATGCTTTGTACTTTGGCCCCGAGACGCGGGGCCTGCCTGCCCATATCCTGGAAGCCCTTCCTCCGGACCATCGGTTGCGCATTCCCATGCGGCCAGACTCTCGTAGCCTGAATTTGAGCAATGCGGTGGCCGTGGTGGTCTATGAGGCGTGGCGCCAGTTGCAGTTTTATGGCGCCAAGTAA
- a CDS encoding lipopolysaccharide kinase InaA family protein, whose amino-acid sequence MNYSAGKLVSRPSKRHVRSLFLDVAGQKKKYFLKQSGIQSFHRVLKNWCRLRSPLSDSAKELLVLELFRDQGIPVMKAVAWGAHSLLGWPMRGFILVEEVVGKEFRDVYRAAPLRIRRRLFRLYGELMGTLHRKGIDSKVRPEDLICVSDNYKDFRKCFVVIDRERGHPFLMRMSMEQCGIHLGDIWVKGMHRIGLGERSELLAFLSGYLTGAGQRNDREARGVIYSNLVERASCRATEVLYHDNRFETLRRGFQIRYGFNLD is encoded by the coding sequence GTGAATTACTCGGCTGGGAAGCTCGTATCTCGTCCCTCCAAACGACATGTCCGCAGTCTTTTCCTTGACGTAGCGGGACAGAAAAAGAAGTACTTTCTCAAGCAAAGCGGTATTCAATCTTTCCATCGGGTACTGAAAAATTGGTGCCGACTTCGATCCCCTCTTTCGGACTCGGCCAAAGAGCTGTTAGTCCTTGAGTTATTTCGAGACCAGGGGATTCCGGTCATGAAGGCCGTGGCTTGGGGAGCACACAGCTTATTGGGCTGGCCTATGAGGGGTTTTATTTTAGTGGAGGAGGTTGTGGGCAAAGAGTTTCGGGACGTCTATCGAGCAGCGCCCCTACGAATTCGTCGGCGCCTGTTTCGCCTGTATGGTGAATTGATGGGTACACTCCATCGAAAAGGGATTGACTCCAAGGTTCGCCCAGAAGATTTAATTTGTGTTTCTGATAACTATAAAGATTTTCGAAAATGTTTTGTTGTGATTGACCGCGAACGTGGACACCCATTTTTGATGCGGATGTCAATGGAGCAATGCGGAATTCACCTGGGTGATATCTGGGTCAAGGGAATGCACCGAATTGGATTGGGTGAACGTAGCGAATTACTCGCTTTTCTCTCCGGCTATCTCACAGGTGCCGGGCAGCGAAATGATCGTGAGGCGCGTGGTGTGATCTATTCGAATCTGGTAGAGCGGGCGTCTTGTCGAGCGACTGAAGTTTTGTATCATGACAATCGTTTTGAGACGCTGCGAAGAGGATTTCAGATCCGATACGGTTTTAACCTCGATTGA
- a CDS encoding addiction module protein, with product MNTKLRELPVDERIKLVEELWDSIAFD from the coding sequence ATGAATACGAAGCTGAGAGAACTTCCAGTCGACGAGCGTATCAAGCTTGTTGAAGAGTTGTGGGATAGCATTGCTTTCGATTAG
- a CDS encoding alpha-amylase: MQPSHRVPLVYNLFPRLAGPCDRWLAHAERAASMGFNWLFVNPIHLPGFSGSLYAIKEYNLLNPAFLPEGTQDQRLDVLRPTLQGIAQCGLAPMVDLVLNHTAIDSSLVSQHPDWYMRDEHGKVENPYAVDPDDPSKKTVWGDLAEIDNRHSPDREQLWEFWGQLVDRYLELGFQGFRCDAAYKVPGELWSFLIDRAQRVNPQAVFWAENLGCTLEQTRALGDAGFHFFCNSSKWWNFKDAWCLTQHREFQNMPSIGFPESHDTPRLAAESGGNEGVQRQRYAFAALFSTGLMIPMGYEFGFQKSLHVVKTTPDDWESPRWDLQDFIRAVNHWKLAVPLWQGEGELVQRSMSHSNLCVLERRSLENSHSWALLCLNTNIHEPVDVASGELGALPSSPRLWRVSSLDQHPGSQSLPERVVFQPAEVIVITDF; the protein is encoded by the coding sequence ATGCAGCCTTCGCACCGTGTTCCCCTTGTCTATAATCTGTTTCCACGCCTGGCCGGTCCTTGTGATCGCTGGCTTGCTCATGCGGAACGAGCCGCAAGCATGGGATTTAATTGGCTCTTTGTGAATCCCATTCATCTCCCCGGATTTTCGGGAAGTTTATATGCCATCAAAGAATATAATCTTCTGAATCCGGCATTTCTTCCGGAAGGGACTCAGGACCAGCGACTTGATGTGTTGCGGCCCACCCTTCAAGGTATCGCGCAATGTGGCCTGGCGCCCATGGTGGATCTGGTCTTAAACCACACAGCCATTGATTCATCCTTAGTGTCCCAACATCCCGACTGGTATATGCGGGATGAACACGGAAAAGTTGAAAATCCCTATGCGGTTGATCCGGATGATCCCAGCAAGAAAACGGTGTGGGGCGACTTAGCCGAAATTGATAATCGGCATTCGCCGGACCGTGAGCAGCTCTGGGAGTTTTGGGGGCAATTGGTCGACCGGTATCTTGAGCTGGGCTTCCAGGGTTTTCGATGTGATGCGGCCTATAAAGTTCCAGGTGAGTTGTGGAGTTTCTTGATTGATCGGGCGCAACGGGTGAATCCGCAGGCCGTCTTTTGGGCGGAAAATCTGGGCTGTACCCTGGAGCAAACGCGGGCACTTGGAGACGCGGGGTTTCACTTTTTTTGTAATAGTTCCAAGTGGTGGAACTTCAAGGATGCCTGGTGCTTAACTCAGCACCGTGAATTTCAGAATATGCCGTCCATTGGATTTCCTGAGTCCCATGACACCCCGCGTCTGGCGGCTGAATCAGGGGGGAATGAAGGGGTCCAACGGCAACGCTATGCCTTTGCCGCGCTGTTTTCCACCGGCCTCATGATACCGATGGGGTATGAATTCGGATTTCAGAAGTCGTTGCATGTGGTGAAGACCACTCCCGATGATTGGGAGTCACCCCGGTGGGATTTGCAGGATTTTATCCGTGCGGTAAATCACTGGAAATTAGCAGTGCCGCTTTGGCAAGGGGAGGGGGAGCTGGTTCAACGGTCGATGAGCCACTCCAATCTGTGCGTTTTGGAACGGCGGTCGTTGGAAAATTCACACAGTTGGGCACTCCTCTGTCTTAATACGAATATTCATGAGCCGGTTGATGTGGCCAGCGGGGAGTTGGGCGCCCTACCGTCTTCTCCCAGACTGTGGCGTGTCAGCTCGCTCGATCAGCATCCTGGTTCCCAATCCCTGCCTGAGCGAGTGGTGTTTCAGCCAGCCGAAGTCATTGTGATTACAGACTTTTAA
- a CDS encoding DoxX family protein, which translates to MKRVMTIVLCVLLGIFFIAAGGAKLMGSESQVEHFAQWGYPIWFLYLTGVIEVGGGLCLFISKTQWYGMVGLSITMVGAALTHLKAGEMGAVPVPLVLLGLLLLLAWMIREPSRKNEANHWPPQK; encoded by the coding sequence ATGAAGCGCGTGATGACCATTGTCCTGTGTGTGTTGTTAGGGATTTTTTTTATTGCGGCAGGGGGAGCCAAGCTCATGGGCAGTGAGTCCCAGGTTGAACATTTTGCGCAATGGGGGTATCCGATTTGGTTCTTGTATTTGACCGGGGTCATTGAAGTCGGCGGCGGACTTTGTTTGTTTATTTCGAAGACTCAATGGTATGGCATGGTGGGCCTGAGCATCACCATGGTGGGTGCAGCGCTGACACACTTGAAGGCTGGAGAAATGGGTGCTGTGCCCGTTCCACTTGTGCTTCTCGGTCTTCTGCTCCTGTTGGCTTGGATGATCAGGGAACCATCCAGGAAGAATGAAGCCAATCACTGGCCTCCCCAAAAATGA